A section of the Myxococcus virescens genome encodes:
- a CDS encoding amidohydrolase encodes MQATVYLAERVWTLDAARPRAQALAVRDGRLLAVGTREEAEAAAGPTARRVDLGAATVVPGLVDAHAHIHGLGRSLTTVRLEKAGSVDEAIRRLTEAPASSFQGDWLLGRGWDQNEWPGGAFPGRKELDARFPSTPVFLTRVDHHAAWVNGEALRRAGITRDTPDPEGGRILKDAHGEPTGVLVDNAMDVVAAAMPPPSRAQLETRLRAALTRCAQVGLTGVHDAGMEWDAFRVLQAWDAAGTLPLRVYAMAAGQGDARHAYLEQGPWQGRMLAMRSVKFLADGALGSRGAALHDDYCDEPGQQGLLLLPPEELASRAQAFMSRGFQVCIHAIGDRANTLVLDVLLRGAEATGTQSLRHRVEHAQILRREDILRLGASGLVASVQPTHATSDMPWAESRLGRERLKGAYAWRSLRDAGAHLALGSDFPIENPDVLAGLYAARTRQDAAGWPEAGWMPEERLTAREALEGFTTGPAWASFDDARRGRLALGMDADFVALSEDPLEGPASALVKAQVLATVVAGAEVYRAPSLA; translated from the coding sequence GTGCAGGCGACAGTCTACCTGGCGGAGCGGGTCTGGACGTTGGATGCGGCGCGGCCACGGGCCCAGGCGCTGGCGGTGCGGGATGGGCGGCTGCTGGCCGTGGGGACTCGCGAAGAAGCGGAGGCTGCCGCGGGCCCGACTGCGCGCCGGGTGGACCTGGGTGCCGCCACCGTGGTGCCGGGCTTGGTGGACGCGCACGCGCACATCCACGGACTGGGCAGGAGCCTGACGACGGTCCGGTTGGAGAAGGCGGGCTCGGTGGATGAGGCCATCCGCCGACTGACCGAGGCGCCCGCCTCCAGCTTCCAGGGAGATTGGTTGCTGGGAAGAGGGTGGGACCAGAACGAGTGGCCCGGTGGCGCCTTCCCGGGCCGCAAGGAGCTGGACGCGCGCTTCCCCTCGACGCCCGTGTTCCTTACCCGGGTGGACCACCACGCGGCCTGGGTGAATGGTGAGGCCCTGCGGCGCGCTGGAATCACCCGCGACACGCCGGACCCGGAGGGAGGCCGCATCCTCAAGGACGCGCACGGCGAGCCCACGGGCGTGCTGGTGGACAACGCCATGGACGTGGTCGCCGCCGCGATGCCTCCGCCTTCCAGGGCGCAGTTGGAGACTCGGCTGCGGGCAGCGCTGACCCGTTGCGCGCAGGTGGGGCTGACTGGCGTGCACGATGCGGGCATGGAGTGGGATGCCTTTCGCGTGCTCCAGGCATGGGACGCCGCGGGCACGTTGCCTCTGCGCGTCTATGCGATGGCGGCGGGCCAGGGGGACGCGCGACACGCGTACCTCGAGCAGGGGCCGTGGCAGGGGCGGATGCTGGCGATGCGCTCGGTGAAGTTCCTGGCCGACGGTGCGCTGGGGAGCCGGGGCGCGGCGCTGCACGACGACTACTGCGATGAGCCAGGGCAACAAGGCTTGCTGTTGCTGCCCCCCGAGGAACTCGCCTCTCGCGCCCAGGCCTTCATGTCCCGGGGCTTCCAGGTATGCATCCACGCCATTGGAGACCGTGCCAATACCTTGGTGCTGGACGTGCTGCTGCGCGGCGCCGAGGCGACGGGCACGCAGTCGCTGCGGCACCGCGTGGAGCACGCGCAGATTCTCCGGCGCGAAGACATCCTCCGCCTGGGAGCCTCCGGGCTGGTGGCGAGCGTACAGCCCACCCATGCGACCAGCGACATGCCGTGGGCGGAGTCCCGGCTGGGTCGCGAGCGGCTCAAGGGCGCCTATGCCTGGCGCAGCCTGCGCGACGCGGGAGCGCACCTGGCGCTGGGCAGTGACTTCCCCATCGAGAATCCGGACGTGCTGGCGGGGTTGTACGCGGCGCGCACGCGGCAGGACGCGGCCGGCTGGCCCGAGGCCGGCTGGATGCCGGAAGAGCGGCTGACGGCGCGCGAGGCGCTGGAGGGCTTCACCACCGGGCCCGCCTGGGCGTCCTTCGACGACGCCCGGCGCGGCAGGCTGGCTCTAGGGATGGACGCCGACTTCGTGGCCCTGTCGGAGGATCCGCTGGAGGGGCCCGCCTCCGCGTTGGTGAAGGCGCAGGTCCTCGCCACCGTGGTCGCGGGCGCGGAGGTGTACCGCGCGCCATCTCTGGCCTGA
- a CDS encoding glycosyltransferase, translated as MLDVVDIGKRSLATYRGIAPDEILDELHWLSEDLRGARCMHLSATPYGGGVSEILRSLVPLYNDLGIVTDWKLIHGDDTFFQVTKRIHNGLQGAPGELTEREKATYLANAQLNAHRLVTDSENYDFVFVHDPQPAVLAALSPHLDARWIWRCHIDTSHPNPAFWDFLSPYLHAYDAAIFTMREFIPPQLPISDVRIYPPAIDPLSPKNHPLPEALARDVLEWIGIRTHRPLITQVSRFDRWKDPLGVVRAYQRVRPHVPDLQLALAGSLALDDPEGWEVYEELRAATAGDSLIHILTNLVGVGNIEVNALQAVSDVVVQKSLREGFGLVVAETLWKSTPVVGGRVGGIPMQLPEGTGGALVDTVEECAEAMLHLLRRPDEAHLLGARGHEHVRQHFLMPRLLMDHVRLLKHLAAVRPLPPRGIVPVSFNPASLQGV; from the coding sequence ATGCTGGACGTCGTGGACATCGGCAAGCGTTCGCTTGCCACCTATCGCGGGATTGCGCCCGACGAAATCCTCGACGAACTGCACTGGCTCTCCGAGGACTTGCGCGGTGCTCGGTGCATGCACCTGAGCGCCACGCCCTACGGCGGCGGCGTCTCCGAAATCCTCCGCTCCCTGGTCCCGCTCTACAACGACCTGGGCATCGTCACGGACTGGAAGCTCATTCACGGCGACGACACCTTCTTCCAGGTCACCAAGCGCATCCACAACGGCCTGCAAGGCGCTCCCGGCGAGCTCACAGAGCGCGAGAAGGCCACCTACCTGGCCAACGCCCAGCTCAATGCCCACCGGCTGGTCACGGATTCGGAGAACTACGACTTCGTCTTCGTCCACGACCCGCAGCCCGCCGTGCTCGCGGCGCTGAGTCCTCATCTCGATGCGCGCTGGATATGGCGCTGCCACATCGACACCTCGCACCCCAACCCGGCCTTCTGGGACTTCCTGTCGCCCTACCTGCACGCCTACGACGCCGCCATCTTCACGATGCGGGAGTTCATTCCACCACAACTCCCCATCTCCGACGTCCGCATCTACCCGCCCGCCATCGACCCGCTCAGTCCCAAGAACCACCCCCTGCCGGAGGCCCTCGCGCGCGACGTGTTGGAGTGGATTGGCATCCGCACCCACCGGCCGCTCATCACCCAGGTCAGCCGCTTCGACCGCTGGAAGGACCCGCTCGGCGTCGTCCGCGCCTACCAGCGCGTGCGTCCCCACGTCCCCGACCTCCAGCTCGCGCTCGCGGGCTCACTCGCCCTGGACGACCCGGAGGGCTGGGAGGTCTATGAGGAGCTCCGCGCCGCCACCGCGGGCGACAGCCTCATCCACATCCTCACCAACCTGGTGGGCGTGGGGAACATCGAGGTCAACGCGCTTCAGGCCGTCTCCGACGTCGTCGTCCAGAAGTCCCTGCGCGAGGGCTTCGGGCTCGTCGTCGCGGAGACGCTGTGGAAGAGCACGCCCGTCGTCGGTGGCCGCGTGGGCGGCATTCCCATGCAACTGCCAGAGGGCACTGGCGGCGCCCTCGTGGACACCGTGGAGGAATGCGCCGAGGCCATGCTCCACCTGCTGCGCCGCCCCGACGAGGCCCACCTGTTGGGCGCGCGTGGACACGAGCACGTGCGCCAGCACTTCCTCATGCCCCGGCTGCTCATGGACCACGTGCGGCTGCTCAAGCACCTGGCGGCCGTGCGCCCCCTGCCGCCGCGCGGCATCGTCCCCGTTTCCTTCAACCCCGCCAGCCTCCAGGGGGTGTGA